The following are encoded together in the Scytonema millei VB511283 genome:
- a CDS encoding N-acetylmuramoyl-L-alanine amidase, which yields MKLYWLLPSTLGIFLISSPTEAASLKSWHFNAKQNRLEIKTEGKVQPRAKLVFNPTRLVIDLPGTALKRTTVKQKAGGAFRALRIGQVDKKTTRIALELSPEYSLDPNQVKVRGASPSHWLVQLPQPEKIASSSPAPAPQSSDEPASSESPQPSVEPPAATTPPESPQPSMEPPAATTAPLTAAPSSPPTELPAATTAPLTIAAPRQLEAAPLSNPSPAVSPPRQYLRRTNRTTTPVTPIPAANSLQVQGVRATGDGFFIRTVGTGKLDVSIDRNSDGDEDKIIVDLKGASLAPNFLPPKAFSRFGVKKIFLSQAQSERPIVRLTMEVDRDSPNWRAMVSRFGGQLGNQFGGVVLLPSRNRYTDRAVRERRNRTTELATIESVDLRGDRLYIKGDRTLVYASGWDRSSAAYSITITNAQLARTVQGPTLDTSSPVLRVRLRQTDPRTVTILVQPAAGIRVGEVEQPSPEFLSLDLKRSSMVLVPPSSPTTNPSISVPPPVPAAPPRARDRNGKTIVVIDPGHGGKDPGAVAGGVHEKDIILPISNRVAQILEQNGVHVVLTRDSDYFVGLQGRVDIAERVNADLFVSIHANSLPTRPDISGLETYYFDSGYNLAVTIHNAMLRNVPNLRDRRVRKARFYVLRKSSMPAVLVETGFMTGQHDAPRLKTAAYQNQLAEAIAQGVLQYIKQQR from the coding sequence GTGAAATTATACTGGCTTTTACCCAGTACTTTAGGCATTTTTCTAATCTCGTCTCCTACTGAGGCGGCGAGTCTGAAATCGTGGCATTTTAATGCCAAACAAAATCGACTGGAAATCAAAACAGAAGGCAAAGTTCAACCCAGAGCAAAGCTGGTATTTAACCCCACGCGCCTAGTGATTGACTTGCCGGGGACAGCTCTGAAGCGAACGACAGTCAAACAGAAAGCAGGTGGAGCGTTTCGCGCTCTCCGAATTGGACAGGTTGACAAGAAAACGACGCGGATTGCGCTCGAACTCAGTCCAGAGTACAGTCTCGACCCTAACCAGGTAAAGGTTCGCGGTGCTTCTCCCAGTCATTGGTTGGTGCAATTGCCGCAGCCAGAAAAGATTGCTAGCTCGTCTCCCGCTCCTGCACCGCAGTCGTCAGACGAGCCTGCGTCCTCAGAATCTCCGCAGCCATCTGTAGAGCCACCAGCTGCGACTACGCCTCCAGAATCTCCGCAGCCATCTATGGAGCCGCCAGCAGCGACTACTGCACCTTTGACGGCTGCCCCTTCATCACCACCAACGGAGCTACCAGCAGCGACTACTGCACCTTTGACGATCGCAGCGCCAAGACAATTAGAAGCAGCACCTTTATCCAATCCTAGTCCTGCTGTCTCTCCACCCAGGCAGTATTTACGGCGCACCAACCGCACTACTACACCAGTCACGCCTATCCCAGCTGCCAATAGCCTGCAAGTGCAAGGCGTTCGTGCTACGGGTGATGGCTTTTTTATCCGTACTGTTGGCACTGGCAAGCTCGATGTTAGTATCGATCGCAACTCTGACGGGGACGAAGACAAAATTATTGTCGATCTTAAGGGCGCGAGTTTAGCACCTAATTTCTTGCCCCCAAAGGCATTTAGCCGTTTTGGGGTCAAAAAGATTTTCCTCAGTCAAGCTCAGTCCGAGCGACCAATCGTCCGCCTCACGATGGAAGTCGATCGCGATAGCCCTAACTGGCGGGCGATGGTCAGTCGATTTGGAGGTCAGTTGGGCAATCAATTCGGTGGAGTCGTTTTACTTCCGAGTCGAAATCGGTATACGGATCGCGCTGTTAGAGAGCGGCGCAACAGAACGACAGAATTAGCCACAATTGAATCGGTGGACTTGCGTGGCGATCGCCTCTACATCAAAGGCGATCGAACTTTAGTCTACGCTAGTGGTTGGGATCGGTCGTCTGCTGCCTACAGCATTACTATTACTAACGCTCAATTAGCTAGAACGGTACAGGGACCGACTTTAGATACTAGTAGCCCAGTGCTGAGGGTGCGCTTGCGGCAGACCGATCCGCGCACGGTCACAATTTTAGTCCAGCCAGCGGCAGGAATACGAGTTGGAGAGGTCGAGCAACCTAGCCCGGAGTTTCTCTCGCTAGATTTGAAGCGCTCGTCGATGGTTCTAGTCCCGCCATCGTCTCCAACGACTAATCCTTCAATTTCCGTTCCGCCGCCAGTACCCGCAGCACCACCTCGAGCCCGCGATCGCAATGGGAAAACAATTGTGGTCATCGACCCAGGACACGGTGGCAAAGACCCAGGAGCTGTTGCAGGAGGAGTGCATGAAAAAGATATTATTCTGCCAATAAGCAATCGAGTTGCTCAGATATTGGAACAAAACGGCGTTCATGTCGTGCTGACGCGGGATAGCGACTATTTTGTAGGGCTACAAGGACGGGTAGATATCGCCGAGCGAGTGAATGCGGATCTATTCGTCAGCATCCACGCCAATTCCCTACCGACGCGCCCAGATATCAGTGGTTTGGAGACTTATTATTTTGATAGCGGCTACAATCTAGCCGTAACAATTCACAATGCTATGTTGCGAAATGTTCCAAATCTTCGCGATCGCCGCGTGAGAAAGGCTAGATTTTACGTCCTACGCAAGAGTTCTATGCCAGCTGTTTTAGTAGAAACTGGGTTCATGACCGGGCAACATGATGCCCCGCGTTTGAAAACGGCTGCTTATCAAAATCAACTGGCAGAAGCGATCGCTCAGGGTGTTCTTCAGTACATTAAACAACAACGTTGA
- a CDS encoding class I SAM-dependent methyltransferase → MGFYSQRILPYLLDWSLSDPTMAQYRKEVLANVTGEVLEIGFGTGLNLSYYPENIDKLVAIDANPGVHALAQKRIQKSHITVDNRVLNGENLPMADNTFDSVVSTWTLCSIAKVEQALQEIYRVLKPGGKFFFVEHGLSHEPQVQVWQNRLTPLQKVIADGCHFNRNIKQLVEKQFDLVTVEEFYAEKTPKFVGYLYQGVATKAG, encoded by the coding sequence ATGGGATTTTATTCACAAAGAATCCTACCTTACTTGCTTGACTGGTCGTTGTCCGATCCGACTATGGCTCAATATCGAAAAGAAGTTTTGGCAAATGTGACGGGAGAAGTTTTAGAAATTGGTTTTGGTACGGGTTTAAATCTCTCTTACTATCCAGAAAACATTGATAAATTGGTAGCAATTGATGCTAACCCTGGCGTTCATGCTTTGGCTCAAAAGCGCATCCAAAAATCTCATATTACTGTAGACAATCGCGTGTTGAATGGCGAAAACTTGCCAATGGCAGATAATACGTTTGATAGCGTTGTCAGTACTTGGACGTTGTGTAGTATTGCCAAAGTCGAACAAGCACTGCAAGAAATCTATCGGGTATTAAAACCAGGAGGAAAATTCTTTTTTGTAGAACACGGACTGAGTCATGAACCTCAAGTTCAAGTTTGGCAAAACCGCTTGACTCCACTCCAAAAAGTTATTGCCGATGGCTGTCACTTTAATCGTAATATTAAACAACTAGTAGAAAAACAATTCGACCTGGTAACTGTCGAAGAGTTTTACGCAGAGAAAACACCCAAATTTGTTGGTTATTTATATCAAGGTGTTGCTACTAAAGCTGGTTAA
- a CDS encoding sigma 54-interacting transcriptional regulator: protein MSPDLLIWLQERTALSVLSSEVLNAIAQVAVERVIPANERLVVEETDPEALYILQQGRLESKYTNSTSSVWATSLLPGSVINLQELILEQPVQRTVTALTECHLWAVPTAEFQQIVGQYPEIFQTISRQLAQELSQLTSALSYEQERAIALRPYLVTKVKRGIIGTSRYAVRLRQEIREAASNKKSVLIFGEPGLEKDNIATLIHFGSPQRRQPIIKVNCNLLQTSGADLFGRVGGKPGLLEWLGEGTLVLNNTQELPEELVPKIAQLLQTGTYNPVSRSEDTPDVTRTTQARILAIAERTQPAIARCIGQTIKVPPLRVRKTDLKALVEYYISLYTRSEGLAKSKIAPEALRRLQSYDFPGNLKELQSLVDRAIVQSGEETELTEEIFWSAQTKKKQFRVNLLNIYPGLRRFLRSSWYPDRINYGFTLWFFAFIVIILFVGPQQRDRNFALNMFWAWWWPLVLLGFPFVGRLWCAVCPFMIYGEVTQKLSQWLFPQRKLKQWHREQAEKWGGWFLFGLFTLIFLWEELWNLENTAYLSSCLLLLITAGAMIFSAIFERRFWCRYLCPIGGMNGLFAKLSMTELRAQQGTCSAECTTYQCYKGGPQKGEGMETNGCPLYSHPAQLEDNRDCVLCMTCLKACPHRSVELNLRPPGIELWTTHVPHTYEVALLLLLLGGIFLHRLPEIQTSLGLEIDLTQFLPHLGLSLFVLLVPAGFVFVVYGLMRSLFWVKNYVTQRRRGAKDTKDISRFMVKPFGELVYGYLPLVLGGSLAHYLRLGLGEAGRILPVTFATFGLSGTGLPVVVAHPAVIAFLQGTTLIFSVLLTVVLTQKIARQPLRMMLTQHLGAVIIAASIWAIVVGR from the coding sequence ATGTCTCCAGATTTACTCATCTGGCTGCAAGAGCGAACGGCGCTATCGGTGCTATCGTCAGAGGTATTAAATGCGATCGCCCAAGTTGCTGTAGAACGAGTCATCCCTGCTAACGAGCGTTTAGTTGTAGAAGAGACTGACCCAGAAGCGCTTTATATTCTGCAACAAGGTCGCTTGGAGAGTAAATACACTAATTCGACTAGTTCCGTATGGGCGACTAGTTTGCTTCCTGGGTCAGTCATTAATCTCCAAGAGTTAATCTTAGAACAGCCAGTGCAAAGAACGGTGACTGCCTTGACAGAATGTCACTTATGGGCAGTGCCAACGGCAGAATTTCAGCAGATTGTCGGACAATACCCCGAAATCTTTCAAACGATTTCGCGCCAGCTAGCGCAAGAATTAAGCCAATTAACTTCAGCACTATCATACGAACAAGAACGAGCGATCGCCCTGCGCCCATATTTAGTCACTAAAGTCAAGCGCGGTATCATCGGTACGAGTCGTTATGCGGTGCGGCTGCGTCAAGAAATTAGAGAAGCAGCTAGTAACAAAAAATCAGTTCTCATTTTTGGCGAACCAGGATTAGAAAAAGACAATATTGCCACCTTAATTCATTTTGGTTCTCCTCAACGCCGCCAGCCGATTATTAAAGTTAACTGCAATTTACTACAAACCAGTGGCGCAGATCTTTTTGGTCGTGTCGGCGGGAAGCCAGGGTTGCTGGAATGGCTAGGTGAAGGAACGCTAGTTTTGAATAATACTCAAGAACTGCCCGAAGAGTTAGTGCCGAAAATCGCGCAATTGCTGCAAACTGGGACTTATAATCCTGTCAGCCGTTCTGAAGATACGCCAGATGTTACTCGCACGACTCAAGCACGGATTTTAGCGATCGCCGAACGAACTCAACCTGCGATCGCACGTTGCATCGGACAAACAATCAAAGTACCCCCATTACGGGTACGAAAAACCGACCTTAAAGCTCTAGTAGAATATTACATCAGTTTGTACACTCGCAGCGAGGGATTAGCCAAATCGAAAATTGCCCCCGAAGCTTTACGTCGCTTACAGTCTTATGATTTTCCCGGCAACTTAAAAGAGTTACAAAGTTTAGTCGATCGGGCGATCGTGCAGTCGGGAGAAGAAACTGAGTTAACGGAAGAAATTTTTTGGTCGGCACAAACGAAGAAAAAACAATTTCGCGTCAACTTATTAAATATCTATCCTGGTTTACGCCGATTTCTCCGCAGTTCTTGGTATCCAGACCGGATTAACTATGGCTTTACCTTGTGGTTTTTTGCCTTCATTGTCATTATCTTATTTGTTGGTCCCCAACAGCGAGATCGAAATTTCGCCTTAAATATGTTTTGGGCTTGGTGGTGGCCCCTCGTATTATTGGGTTTTCCGTTTGTGGGTAGATTATGGTGTGCGGTGTGTCCGTTTATGATTTACGGCGAAGTCACGCAAAAGCTATCTCAATGGTTGTTTCCCCAACGTAAATTGAAACAGTGGCATCGAGAACAAGCAGAAAAGTGGGGTGGCTGGTTTTTATTCGGTTTATTTACGCTAATTTTTCTCTGGGAAGAACTTTGGAATTTAGAAAATACGGCTTATCTTTCTAGCTGTTTATTACTATTAATTACAGCGGGAGCCATGATTTTTTCGGCAATTTTTGAACGGCGATTTTGGTGTCGCTATTTGTGTCCGATTGGCGGAATGAACGGGCTATTTGCTAAGTTGTCGATGACAGAGTTAAGGGCGCAGCAAGGAACTTGTTCGGCAGAATGTACGACTTACCAGTGTTACAAGGGTGGTCCTCAAAAAGGTGAGGGAATGGAGACTAATGGTTGTCCGTTATATTCCCATCCGGCGCAGTTGGAGGATAACCGCGATTGCGTGTTGTGCATGACTTGTTTAAAAGCTTGTCCGCATCGTTCGGTTGAGTTGAATTTACGTCCGCCAGGAATTGAGTTGTGGACAACTCACGTCCCTCATACTTATGAGGTGGCGCTATTGTTGTTGTTGTTAGGCGGAATTTTTCTACACCGTTTACCGGAAATTCAAACTAGTTTGGGTTTGGAGATCGATCTGACGCAGTTTTTGCCTCATTTGGGTTTGTCTTTGTTTGTTTTGTTGGTTCCGGCTGGGTTTGTTTTTGTGGTTTATGGGTTGATGCGATCGCTTTTTTGGGTGAAGAATTATGTCACGCAAAGGCGCAGAGGCGCAAAGGATACAAAAGATATTTCACGTTTTATGGTAAAGCCTTTTGGGGAGTTGGTATATGGGTATTTACCGTTGGTTTTGGGTGGAAGTTTGGCGCACTATCTGCGATTAGGATTGGGAGAAGCAGGACGCATTTTACCCGTGACTTTTGCAACTTTTGGTTTGAGTGGAACGGGATTACCTGTGGTGGTGGCGCATCCGGCTGTGATTGCATTTTTACAAGGAACGACGCTGATTTTTTCTGTATTATTGACAGTGGTATTGACTCAGAAAATTGCGCGTCAACCGTTGCGAATGATGTTAACACAGCATCTAGGGGCTGTAATTATTGCTGCTAGTATTTGGGCGATTGTTGTGGGGAGATAG
- the murI gene encoding glutamate racemase has protein sequence MFYSYLSINNPSDFPSREPQQSPIGVFDSGVGGLTVLTQLYRQLPNESILYFGDTARLPYGTRSPAEIVQFTREILCWMQQQQVKMVVMACHTGSALALETVRWEFPFPILGVILPGAKAAVKQGKRIGVIATPATAASNAFPQAIQEIDSTAKVWQVGCPEFVPLIEDNRINEPYTKEVARRYLAPLIQQQIDTLIYGCTHYPHLSPVLRSLLPTSIKLVDPAIHVVKAVACELDLLGLRNNLPPMPTRFCVSGCPQQFIQSSVRWLGYAPVVEKVNLETVLTPSYPLELLD, from the coding sequence GTGTTTTATTCCTATCTTTCTATCAATAATCCTTCCGATTTTCCCAGTCGAGAACCCCAACAATCGCCAATTGGCGTATTTGATAGTGGTGTGGGTGGTCTTACTGTTTTAACTCAGCTGTATCGGCAGCTACCAAACGAATCTATTTTATACTTTGGCGATACGGCTCGCCTACCTTACGGCACGCGATCGCCAGCCGAGATCGTACAATTTACTCGCGAAATTCTCTGCTGGATGCAACAGCAGCAGGTAAAAATGGTCGTGATGGCTTGTCACACAGGTTCCGCTCTAGCTTTAGAGACGGTGCGGTGGGAATTTCCGTTTCCCATTTTGGGTGTGATTTTACCTGGAGCAAAGGCGGCGGTAAAACAAGGTAAACGCATCGGTGTAATTGCAACCCCAGCAACTGCTGCTAGCAACGCTTTTCCACAGGCAATTCAAGAGATTGATAGTACTGCTAAAGTCTGGCAAGTCGGTTGTCCCGAATTCGTGCCTCTGATCGAAGATAATCGGATCAACGAGCCATACACTAAAGAGGTAGCACGGCGCTATCTGGCTCCCTTAATTCAGCAGCAAATCGATACTCTGATCTACGGCTGTACCCACTATCCTCATTTATCACCCGTGCTGCGATCGCTTTTACCTACTAGCATCAAGCTGGTCGATCCGGCAATTCACGTTGTCAAAGCCGTAGCTTGCGAACTCGATTTACTAGGACTGCGAAATAATTTACCACCGATGCCAACTCGCTTTTGTGTCAGTGGTTGCCCCCAGCAGTTTATCCAGTCCTCCGTCCGATGGCTGGGTTATGCTCCTGTGGTGGAAAAAGTTAATTTAGAAACAGTCCTTACTCCCAGTTATCCCCTAGAACTTTTGGACTAG
- the sds gene encoding solanesyl diphosphate synthase, whose translation MTSATSLFSPVEADLRILSENLIELVGTRHPILSAAAEYLFGAGGKRVRPAIVLLMSRATMLDEEITLRHRRLAEITEMIHTASLVHDDVVDEAPMRRGVPTVHSLFDNRIAILAGDFLFAQASWHLANLDNLEVVKLLSEVIMNFATGEIQQGMTRFDTAMTIEAYLDKSYYKTASLIANSSKAAGLLSGGSKEIVDRMYGYGRHLGLAFQVVDDILDFTGSTEVLGKPAGSDLKSGNLTAPALYALAEKPYLEVLVERRFEQEGDLEEALALIKDSQGIQKARELASYHANQAVECIGYLPVSESRQALIAMSDYVLNRLY comes from the coding sequence ATGACATCAGCGACTTCCCTATTTTCTCCAGTTGAAGCAGACCTGCGTATACTGTCAGAGAACCTAATAGAACTAGTAGGAACTCGTCATCCCATCCTCTCCGCCGCAGCAGAGTACTTGTTTGGAGCTGGAGGAAAACGGGTGCGACCAGCAATTGTTTTGCTGATGTCGCGGGCGACGATGCTAGATGAGGAAATCACTCTCCGTCACCGCCGACTAGCGGAAATTACGGAGATGATCCATACAGCAAGTTTGGTACACGACGATGTAGTGGATGAAGCTCCGATGCGGCGCGGCGTTCCTACCGTCCATAGCTTGTTTGACAACCGAATTGCTATCTTAGCAGGTGACTTTTTATTCGCTCAGGCTTCGTGGCATTTAGCCAATTTAGACAATCTGGAAGTGGTCAAACTCCTTTCAGAAGTGATTATGAACTTCGCCACAGGCGAGATTCAGCAGGGGATGACTCGGTTCGATACCGCAATGACGATTGAGGCTTACTTAGATAAAAGCTATTACAAAACAGCTTCTTTGATTGCCAATAGCTCTAAGGCTGCGGGTTTACTCAGTGGCGGCTCAAAAGAAATTGTCGATCGCATGTACGGCTACGGTCGCCACTTAGGTTTAGCATTCCAAGTCGTGGACGATATTTTGGACTTTACGGGTTCGACAGAGGTTTTGGGTAAACCAGCCGGATCGGATCTCAAAAGCGGTAATTTAACCGCACCAGCTTTATATGCTTTGGCAGAAAAGCCCTATCTTGAAGTCTTAGTCGAACGACGCTTCGAGCAGGAAGGGGATCTGGAAGAAGCGCTGGCGTTGATTAAGGATAGTCAAGGCATTCAAAAAGCTAGAGAGTTAGCCTCTTACCACGCTAACCAAGCCGTAGAATGCATCGGTTATCTTCCAGTTTCGGAATCTCGACAAGCCTTGATTGCTATGAGTGATTATGTGTTGAATCGGCTGTATTAA
- a CDS encoding ATP-binding protein, whose translation MDTQTNSSFEFLQLQAASLLIYQSVLTDEVGQAFLNLLRSLRQIDLLQSLRHNEVDELGCVRAYGNYFKAIASCNQSWQDYLISQILVDNNPFSRQIQNTDLVDLPPSLIAAVQQDLQALQSLYQCSGIQLSQWVQAAAKLNVPPVAWTEIHTKKTTEIISDRTIYHKLSQLENWADILSDLAAYYCQHGTGIFAKYRALRWQSGQLIGIPHADPVQLQQLVGYEYQRDTLKKNTEFLLAGYPALHVLLYGSRGSGKSSLVKGLLHEYGDKNLRLIEVAKSDLAALPAIVEQLRGVPQKFIIFVDDLSFEEDDDAFKALKVVLEGNLTARPQNVVVYATSNRRHLVREMFGDRPRPSQNEEVGVWDTVQEKLSFSDRFGLTLTFEPANQDTYLHIVRHLASLAGISISDTDLDYRALQWATRHNGRSGRTARQFVDFLQADLNLGSQSRE comes from the coding sequence ATGGATACTCAAACGAATTCATCTTTTGAATTTTTACAACTGCAAGCAGCTTCTTTACTAATATACCAATCTGTCTTAACAGATGAGGTAGGACAGGCTTTTCTTAATTTACTACGTTCTTTACGCCAAATCGATTTGTTACAGTCGTTGCGACACAACGAGGTAGATGAATTAGGATGCGTTCGCGCTTATGGAAATTATTTTAAGGCGATCGCATCTTGTAACCAATCCTGGCAAGATTATTTAATTAGCCAAATTCTGGTAGATAATAATCCGTTTTCAAGACAAATTCAAAATACTGATTTAGTAGATTTACCACCATCTCTCATCGCCGCCGTTCAGCAAGATTTACAAGCTTTACAAAGCCTCTATCAATGTAGTGGAATTCAATTAAGCCAATGGGTACAAGCCGCAGCTAAACTCAATGTTCCTCCAGTAGCTTGGACTGAAATACATACAAAAAAAACTACGGAAATAATCAGCGATCGCACCATTTACCACAAATTATCACAACTCGAAAACTGGGCGGATATCCTATCGGATTTAGCCGCATACTATTGCCAACATGGTACGGGTATCTTTGCTAAATATCGGGCATTACGCTGGCAGTCGGGACAACTTATTGGTATTCCCCATGCCGATCCAGTGCAGTTACAACAGTTGGTAGGATACGAGTATCAACGAGATACATTGAAAAAAAATACAGAATTCTTACTTGCAGGTTATCCTGCCCTCCACGTTTTACTATACGGTAGTCGGGGTTCGGGAAAGTCGTCTTTGGTAAAGGGATTATTACATGAATATGGCGACAAAAACTTACGTTTAATTGAAGTTGCTAAATCTGATTTAGCTGCTTTACCTGCAATTGTCGAGCAACTGCGGGGCGTGCCGCAAAAGTTTATTATATTTGTTGACGACCTCTCATTTGAAGAAGATGACGATGCTTTTAAAGCCTTGAAAGTTGTTTTAGAAGGAAATTTAACCGCCCGTCCTCAGAATGTGGTTGTTTATGCGACTTCTAACCGTCGCCATTTGGTCAGAGAAATGTTTGGCGATCGCCCCCGTCCGAGTCAAAATGAAGAGGTAGGCGTGTGGGATACTGTACAAGAGAAGCTTTCATTTAGCGATCGCTTTGGGTTAACTTTAACTTTTGAACCAGCAAATCAAGATACTTACTTACATATTGTGCGACATTTGGCAAGTCTAGCTGGTATTAGTATTTCCGACACAGACTTAGATTACCGCGCTTTACAATGGGCAACTAGACATAACGGACGTTCTGGACGTACGGCGAGGCAATTTGTAGACTTTTTACAAGCTGATTTGAATTTGGGCAGTCAGTCTCGGGAATAA